A portion of the Tiliqua scincoides isolate rTilSci1 chromosome 3, rTilSci1.hap2, whole genome shotgun sequence genome contains these proteins:
- the NFKBIZ gene encoding NF-kappa-B inhibitor zeta isoform X1, whose product MGGGKQQRGPFQGVRVKNSVKELLLHIRNSKQMSDQGADELQTQEGLLHYDPYTELKNILTHGRKRKAHESVSDGSSYKRTATFQPHLLTPPQTPTSMDNNMEEAHINEPKQDSSCDMLQNIINIKNESNPVSLNTVQVSWLHTMASSNSPGEQYHEMAGAQAFSPPQKYQAFSTSNPSQMLEPPQNYQFSPIQTQDVSHYSQNALLEYRPHSASSQSSEYQQNVFESQELQYCPTSSFSSLLSDSEGPDTILTPLAQPLSGGHQQADISTHPQTFSLLPTNICRGLEEHGLALPTSEMSVQQQGISGTTAQLGKSFFQWQVEQEEQKLANISQDQILAKDSDNDTFLHIAVAQGRRAVSYVLARKMAALHVLDIKEHNGQSALQVAVAANQHLIVQDLVSLGAQVNTTDCWGRTPLHVCAEKGHAQVLQAIQKGAIASNQYVDLEATNYDGLTALHCAVVIHNSVVHDLQSQQSPNTPEVQELRLKSKRLADTIKFLIQMGASVEARDRKSGRSALHFASEEANVELLRLFLELPTCLSFINAKAYNGNTALHVAASLQHRVTQLDAVRLLMRKGADPSARNLENEQPVHLVPDGPVGVEIRRILKGKTVQQRSSVY is encoded by the exons ATggggggaggaaagcagcaaAGAGGACCTTTCCAAGGTGTTCGTGTGAAAAATTCTGTTAAAGAACTGTTGTTGCACATTAGAAATAGCAAACAGATGTCAGATCAAGGTGCAGATGAATTACAG acACAGGAAGGACTACTGCATTATGACCCATACACAG AACTGAAGAACATATTAACTCATGGTAGGAAAAGAAAAGCGCATGAATCTGTTTCTGATGGATCCTCTTACAAAAGAACAGCTACTTTCCAACCACACCTCCTG ACACCACCTCAGACACCAACATCGATGGACAACAATATGGAGGAGGCCCATATAAATGAGCCTAAACAAGACAGCAGCTGTGACATGCTGCAGAACATTATCAATATTAAGAATGAATCAAATCCTGTTTCTTTGAACACGGTGCAGGTTAGCTGGCTTCACACCATGGCCAGTTCTAATTCACCAGGGGAGCAATATCACGAAATGGCTGGAGCACAGGCTTTCTCCCCTCCTCAGAAGTACCAGGCGTTTTCAACAAGCAATCCCTCACAAATGCTGGAACCACCCCAGAATTATCAATTTTCGCCAATTCAGACCCAGGATGTCTCACATTACAGCCAGAATGCACTGCTGGAGTACAGGCCACACTCAGCAAGCAGCCAGTCTTCTGAGTACcagcaaaatgtttttgaaagccAAGAACTGCAGTATTGCCCCACTTcaagtttttcttctctcttaaGCGATTCAGAAGGGCCTGACACAATCTTGACCCCACTTGCTCAGCCTCTGTCTGGTGGCCACCAGCAAGCTGATATCAGCACCCACCCTCAGACTTTCAGCCTGCTGCCAACTAATATCTGCAGAGGTCTTGAAGAGCATGGCTTAGCACTGCCTACTTCAGAGATGTCTGTGCAACAACAGGGCATTTCTGGGACTACAGCACAGCTGGGCAAATCTTTTTTCCAGTGGCAAGTGGAACAGGAAGAACAGAAATTGGCCAACATCTCTCAAGATCAAATCCTTGCTAAAGACTCTGATAATGACAC ATTTCTCCACATTGCAGTTGCCCAGGGACGGCGGGCAGTTTCCTATGTATTGGCCAGAAAGATGGCGGCCCTGCATGTGCTGGATATTAAAGAACACAATGGCCAG AGTGCCTTGCAGGTAGCTGTGGCTGCAAATCAGCATCTTATTGTACAGGACCTGGTTAGCCTTGGAGCACAAGTGAATACTACAGACTGCTGGGGAAGAACACCATTGCATGTGTGTGCAGAAAAGGGGCATGCACAGGTCCTTCAG GCAATCCAGAAAGGAGCCATTGCAAGCAATCAGTATGTGGACTTGGAAGCAACCAACTATGATG GTTTGACAGCACTGCATTGTGCCGTGGTGATCCATAACTCTGTGGTACATGACCTACAGAGCCAGCAGTCACCCAACACTCCTGAAGTCCAAGAACTTAGGTTGAAAAGCAAGAGATTGGCAGACACAATCAAGTTTCTTATCCAGATGGGAGCTTCTGTTGAAGCCAGA GATCGTAAAAGCGGCCGGTCAGCCCTTCACTTTGCAAGCGAAGAAGCAAATGTCGAACTCCTTCGGCTGTTTCTAGAGCTGCCCACCTGCCTTTCTTTCATCAATGCAAAG GCTTACAATGGCAATACAGCACTCCATGTAGCTGCCAGCTTGCAGCATCGGGTCACTCAGTTAGATGCAGTTCGTTTGTTGATGAGAAAAGGAGCTGATCCGAGTGCCAGGAACTTGGAGAATGAGCAGCCGGTTCACCTGGTTCCTGATGGCCCTGTAGGAGTTGAG ATAAGACGTATCTTGAAAGGGAAGACGGTTCAGCAGAGATCGTCAGTCTATTAA
- the NFKBIZ gene encoding NF-kappa-B inhibitor zeta isoform X2 yields MGGGKQQRGPFQGVRVKNSVKELLLHIRNSKQMSDQGADELQTQEGLLHYDPYTVELKNILTHGRKRKAHESVSDGSSYKRTATFQPHLLTPPQTPTSMDNNMEEAHINEPKQDSSCDMLQNIINIKNESNPVSLNTVQVSWLHTMASSNSPGEQYHEMAGAQAFSPPQKYQAFSTSNPSQMLEPPQNYQFSPIQTQDVSHYSQNALLEYRPHSASSQSSEYQQNVFESQELQYCPTSSFSSLLSDSEGPDTILTPLAQPLSGGHQQADISTHPQTFSLLPTNICRGLEEHGLALPTSEMSVQQQGISGTTAQLGKSFFQWQVEQEEQKLANISQDQILAKDSDNDTFLHIAVAQGRRAVSYVLARKMAALHVLDIKEHNGQSALQVAVAANQHLIVQDLVSLGAQVNTTDCWGRTPLHVCAEKGHAQVLQAIQKGAIASNQYVDLEATNYDGLTALHCAVVIHNSVVHDLQSQQSPNTPEVQELRLKSKRLADTIKFLIQMGASVEARDRKSGRSALHFASEEANVELLRLFLELPTCLSFINAKAYNGNTALHVAASLQHRVTQLDAVRLLMRKGADPSARNLENEQPVHLVPDGPVGVEIRRILKGKTVQQRSSVY; encoded by the exons ATggggggaggaaagcagcaaAGAGGACCTTTCCAAGGTGTTCGTGTGAAAAATTCTGTTAAAGAACTGTTGTTGCACATTAGAAATAGCAAACAGATGTCAGATCAAGGTGCAGATGAATTACAG acACAGGAAGGACTACTGCATTATGACCCATACACAG TAGAACTGAAGAACATATTAACTCATGGTAGGAAAAGAAAAGCGCATGAATCTGTTTCTGATGGATCCTCTTACAAAAGAACAGCTACTTTCCAACCACACCTCCTG ACACCACCTCAGACACCAACATCGATGGACAACAATATGGAGGAGGCCCATATAAATGAGCCTAAACAAGACAGCAGCTGTGACATGCTGCAGAACATTATCAATATTAAGAATGAATCAAATCCTGTTTCTTTGAACACGGTGCAGGTTAGCTGGCTTCACACCATGGCCAGTTCTAATTCACCAGGGGAGCAATATCACGAAATGGCTGGAGCACAGGCTTTCTCCCCTCCTCAGAAGTACCAGGCGTTTTCAACAAGCAATCCCTCACAAATGCTGGAACCACCCCAGAATTATCAATTTTCGCCAATTCAGACCCAGGATGTCTCACATTACAGCCAGAATGCACTGCTGGAGTACAGGCCACACTCAGCAAGCAGCCAGTCTTCTGAGTACcagcaaaatgtttttgaaagccAAGAACTGCAGTATTGCCCCACTTcaagtttttcttctctcttaaGCGATTCAGAAGGGCCTGACACAATCTTGACCCCACTTGCTCAGCCTCTGTCTGGTGGCCACCAGCAAGCTGATATCAGCACCCACCCTCAGACTTTCAGCCTGCTGCCAACTAATATCTGCAGAGGTCTTGAAGAGCATGGCTTAGCACTGCCTACTTCAGAGATGTCTGTGCAACAACAGGGCATTTCTGGGACTACAGCACAGCTGGGCAAATCTTTTTTCCAGTGGCAAGTGGAACAGGAAGAACAGAAATTGGCCAACATCTCTCAAGATCAAATCCTTGCTAAAGACTCTGATAATGACAC ATTTCTCCACATTGCAGTTGCCCAGGGACGGCGGGCAGTTTCCTATGTATTGGCCAGAAAGATGGCGGCCCTGCATGTGCTGGATATTAAAGAACACAATGGCCAG AGTGCCTTGCAGGTAGCTGTGGCTGCAAATCAGCATCTTATTGTACAGGACCTGGTTAGCCTTGGAGCACAAGTGAATACTACAGACTGCTGGGGAAGAACACCATTGCATGTGTGTGCAGAAAAGGGGCATGCACAGGTCCTTCAG GCAATCCAGAAAGGAGCCATTGCAAGCAATCAGTATGTGGACTTGGAAGCAACCAACTATGATG GTTTGACAGCACTGCATTGTGCCGTGGTGATCCATAACTCTGTGGTACATGACCTACAGAGCCAGCAGTCACCCAACACTCCTGAAGTCCAAGAACTTAGGTTGAAAAGCAAGAGATTGGCAGACACAATCAAGTTTCTTATCCAGATGGGAGCTTCTGTTGAAGCCAGA GATCGTAAAAGCGGCCGGTCAGCCCTTCACTTTGCAAGCGAAGAAGCAAATGTCGAACTCCTTCGGCTGTTTCTAGAGCTGCCCACCTGCCTTTCTTTCATCAATGCAAAG GCTTACAATGGCAATACAGCACTCCATGTAGCTGCCAGCTTGCAGCATCGGGTCACTCAGTTAGATGCAGTTCGTTTGTTGATGAGAAAAGGAGCTGATCCGAGTGCCAGGAACTTGGAGAATGAGCAGCCGGTTCACCTGGTTCCTGATGGCCCTGTAGGAGTTGAG ATAAGACGTATCTTGAAAGGGAAGACGGTTCAGCAGAGATCGTCAGTCTATTAA